TGGTTTATTTAATGCTGGTGATATGACTAGGAAGACGATTGATAAGGTTAGGGCGAGGCGATCAGAGTAAGACTTTAACGTGAAAGAAGGAACCTCATAGTGAAGTTCCTTCTTTTTTTTAAGTATTAAGTCTAAAATTATATAAGATTTTTTATAAAATATATATTATATAGATGATAGTGCTTAGAAACATTACTATAACACCACATATTTTATAAAACTTTGTTTTTAAACAATACAAGCCCATACCTACAAATATTGCACCTATTGCTAACAATCCCAGTGAGTCATGTTCTCTAAATGATGATAGTATTAAAATTATACTAGCAGTTATCAAGAATAAATTAGAATAATTCCTGTCTTCTTTCATTGCTAACTCTCCTCTAGAATAAATCTGTATATTTCCTTTTTTTTTAATTTATTAAGTTCCTTTCTCTTCACCTAAGTCCTTATATCTAGGCATTAATTTAAAATTGTTCTGTAACCATAGTAAATATGGAATTATAAGGTAGCAATATGAATTTACCATCTTTATTTAATAATTGAAACTTTTAGGTCATTTTCTATTCATAAAAAAATTATATCATAATATGGAATACATTTAAATAATACCCTGTGGAGATTAGTGTAGGTAGTAAAAAAAAGCATTGGAAGTCATTTAAAATCAACTTCAATGCTTTTTTGATATAGTCAACTATACACTCTCATCTTCTTCAAATACATCTCGGATATCATTCATTGGTTCATTAAGCAAATAATGTAAAAACCATTTTAGATTTAATTTCATGATGGCTAAATCTTGTTTGGGTTCACCTGAGTAGTGATTACATCCCTTGAATATGACTAATTCAGTATCAATATTTAAATCACGTAATCCTCGATACAGCTCTTTTGCAACGATTAAAGGTTCGATAGGTTCATTTTCTTGATGAAGAATTAATGTAGGTGCATTAGCTGATTTAAGATAGGTAAGTGTACTTAACTTTTGATAGAGTGCTTCATCATCCCAAGGTGTACCACCAAGTAATTGTTTTGCAAGATAACTAATTTCTGAACTTGAATAAAATGTCTCCCAATTATTAGAAGCAGCTAGCGCTGATACGGCCTTAAACCGGTCACTATATAATGATGCAAAAATTGCTGTATATCCTGCTTCGCTAAATCCCATAATTCCTACTCGAGTGCTGTCAATAAATCCTTTTTCAATAAGTAGATCAACACCTGAAATAATATCTTCATAATATGCAATTCCTAGTTTTTGATAGTCTCCATTAAGAAACTCATCCCCATACCCTGGGTACCCTCTTTTATTCGGCTCAAATACTAAAAACCCTTTCTCAATAAATTGTTCGATTGGCCACCATTTACTATTCGTCGGTGTTAACGACGCTCCACCTCCAACAACTAATAACGGGTATTTTTTAGAGCAATCAAAATCGTGTGGTTTAATAAGAACTCCTTCAAGCATTAAACCATCTACATTACTCCATGAAACTAGTTCTTTATTACTAACTTGTTTATTGGAAAATATCTTGCTGCAGGTTGTAATGGTCTTATCATCTATAACTAATTCAGATATTTGATCCCTGTTTGATAATAGGTATGCTACATGTGTACCATCAGTTGTAATAGATGGGTGTGTTATGCTTTCATCTTCATGATCATTACCAAGAGAATTAACTTGACCTAATTGATTTAGTATACCAATTTTATAATTCATTTTTTCTATCCACTCAATTAAAATTCCTGCCTCACTCCATTTAATAGAGGTAAGAAAAAGATCACTTTTTAATGGTTTGATTACCGTATTAGTCATTAAATCAAACATTTCTAGGGTTCGATCATGTTTATGGTATTCATAATACGATTTCTCTTTTTTGGTTGTTATATAACAAATCATCTGACCACCCGGTGAGAAAATCGGTGTACTTAGCAGTCTTCCTCGTATACTTAGTTTTTTTACTTGTTGTTCCTTAAGGTTGTAGATGTATAATTCTTTTTTATATTGATCTTTCAATAACGGTGTCGGTGTTGTTGTTAAAACAAGTTGTAATCCATCACGAGAACACTCAAACCCATTAATATACTGATCCTTAAATTCCACGATCGTCTTAACATCAGAATCTTTCTTCAAGTCTAAATGACTTTTAATAAATCCTAGCGTATTTAGAGAGTGCTCTTTGTCTTCAATCATAAAATCTCCATATTCCCTTTTACGATTTATGATTGAATTAGAAACCGGTATGTTTGTAAGTAGAAAAAATCCTGAACCAGTATTGTTCCATCTAAAGTAGGTAATACCTTCATTCAGATTGGTAACCTGTACATGTTTATTTTCTTTTGTGTCATAAATACAGATTTGACTCTTAGCATTAATTTTTTTGAGATACGCTAGACGATTTCCATCAGGTGACCATTTAGGGCTTTCACTATCTGTTGTAATAGATTCCATATAATTTAACTCTTTACTATATACCCATATCTGGCTTTCATATATATTCCTGTCCCAGTCGGCAATTTCTTTTACAAACGCACACTTACTACCATCTTTATTTAGTTCAACACTATGATATTCTGGTAAATCAATCATTTGTTTCATTGTTACATATCCATTGTTTTTCATTATTAAACCCTCCCATGGTTATTCATACCTATAGTATACATGGGATTCACTGACACCATTATGTCAGCTTATAAAAAAAGGTAAATAAAAAAGACTGAAATCAGTCCTTATAAATAGATATTAAATGATTTAGATAGGTTTTGACCTCAGTTCTTAAGTAGGTGGGCTCTAAAACTTCACAGCTATTCCCAAGGCTAAGAATAAATTTTGTTAATCCTTCATCATAAGGAAATAAATCCTCTATTATATAGTAGTCATTTGTTGATGTTATAATCGACTCTTTTCTAAAGTGTTCAGTAATATGTCCACCCAATCTTTTTAATAGTTTTAACTTAACTTTTATACTGTTTTCGTTATATCCCTCTTTTAATTGTTGATTTACCTCTTCAATGGTATGATTACGGCTTTTGCAATGATCTCCTAATTTTAACGTTTTAATTCTGACTAATTTAAATGACCGATATCCATTTCGCATTCGGCAATATGCTTTTACATACCATTGTCCACTTGAATAGCTGATTTGAATTGGCTCTATAATCCGCTCTTCTTCCACTAAATATCGATTTATATACATAATAATTAGTAGCCTTTGTTCTTCAATCCCTTGACTAATCTCTGATAAATACTGTTTAAGTTCACCTTCCATGTTAAAGTGACTTAAGTTAATCGTTAACTGATCATGATGATTAATCGTTTTGAACGTATGTTGCAGTTTTAATCCTATATCATTATAATGCTGGTTTTTCCCAAATAATAAGCGCATATTCTCGACTAGTGGCATTAATTTTTCTATTTCTTTCTGATCAAAAAACCAGTTGTCTAGATGATAATCATCTAATATATAAAATCCTCCACCTTTACCACTAGTTGATGCGATCGGTACTCCTGCTTCACCAATTTTTTCAACATCTCTATAGATTGTCCTAATTGAGACCTCAAAATGGTCTGCCAACTCTTTTGCTGTTACCATTTTTTTATTTGCTAGAACAAGTAAAATAGATAATAATCGTTGAACTCGCATAAATTCCCTCCCCTCTAGCGATCAAAATAAAAAATCTGAGTCTATACCCACTATGATAAAAGTAAAAAAAGCATTGAATTACTTTAATATAGTATTTCAATGCTTTTTATATCTTACTATTGCATCAAACCCTCAAAAGACTCTATTGAACTTTCCAATCTTTAGAGAATTCGTTATAGATTAGTGACAACTAATCCATGATATATCAACTATTTGTACCTCTTTAACCCAAACATATATGGGTCACCTAATCGCGTAGTTAGTTCTTCCTCACTGAGGTTAAAAGCATTCATAACAAACTCAACTTCATCCTTTATGCTTTGATCAAAAATGCCAGGATCATCGGTGCAAATCGCTAGGTTAACATTAGATTTATATAACCTGCTAAATGGATGGGTCTCAATACTTGGAACGCCACCAATACATAGATTTGATGTTGGACAGGTTTCAATGATTGTCCCCAGTTTTGTCAGTTGATCGATTACAAAGTCTTGTCTTTTTCTGCATACATCTAAGCGTTCCTGATTGTATGATTGCCTGATTTTTTCAGTCAGTTCTTTTCCCTTAAGTGCCTCGAGTTCCTTACTAAGTGCTGCTGCATCTACACTAATTCCGTATGATTCTAGCTCGTTCTTATAGGTAAGGTCATAGTAAATCTGATTCATTCGTTCTTCAACTGTTTCAGATTCATGTGCGTGTTCCTGCCGACTTACTTGTATTTCAGGATCCATTCCTAATACGATACAGTGAGCTAGACGTTTAGCACCTAGTTCTGCCCATCTGTGACACCACCTAATAGTTGATTCAATTGATTTGTCGAAATAGTTTTCACCGACATGTGTAATAACATCAACAGTATGAGCAGGGTCCGTAAGTTGATCATGTTTTACCTGTTCCATCAACGTTTCAACCTGTTCGGGTGCAATCTCTGTAAAATCAATTCCCACAATTGTACCCTGTAAATCTTCATTTAGTTCAAGCATCTCTTTTACAATAGGGTACAATTCAGGATCTTGAATTCGGATGATATATTTAGCTTGAAAGGTGTCATCAGATACTTCTTTGAAGAATCGTGCAAAGTTCGTATGCCACTCTATCCACTCTTCCTTATATGAAAACATAAAGCCATTCCTGTATTCGATATACTTAATACCTTCTTTTTTATGTCGATCTACAATCTTTTGTAACACCTTATAATAATCATAATTATCATAGTAAAAGCCTGTAACACACATGGGAAAGAAACTTTTAATATCAAATTCATCAAAGTTCCCATCCTGTTCATATTCGTACACCATAACTTCTTTAAGTTCATCTAAAGAGCCTGTTTCAATAGCTCTTTCCATCATTCTAACGGGATCTAATCGTTTACCAAATATCTTCTCGTAACGATCTAAGAACCCAAATCGATTCCAGTTAATTTCCTGATAATGATCCTTAGCTAACTCAAATAAATCTTCAACCACTAACGATTGAAGAAGGTGTACATGTAAATCTACATCTTGCAATTTCATAGACAGTTTCCTCCATCATCTTCTTTTATTAGTTTTCTTTCTTTTTTTTTGGAGGCACGTCTCTTAAAGTATATAAACTATTCATTCTGATATACACACTTAAAATAACGACACCTCATGTGTTGTTTGTCTCATCTTAATCACTCCTCTTCCAGTATTTACCTCTATTATATAATACGATTTATGCTTAGTAAAGATATCAAATTAATTTAAAAGTATTCTACTTAGTTTTACTGACCAAATTTCACCTAAGCCTTTAATCTCTAAATATTTACAGTTAGTATTAACTCATGATATAATAGTGCTATTATAAAAGGAGGGGACATCATTATGTCGAAGGGTTTTATAGTTTTTAATGCTGTTGCATTTTTTATATTTATTGTTATGTTCTTGATTGCAGAGGCTAATGGCCCTGATATTGCGAACTACTATAGAAGTAACACTGTTTACGGACAGGTCTACACGATATTTTTTATCAAGGCATTCTCATCAATCGGTATCCTTATTCAATTCTATTTTGTTAATAAAAAACTAAGTGAATAAAAAATCAAGTGTAAAGTGTCTATAATAGGTTAGGTCATTAATCCTAAGATAGACTCTTTTAATATTACAACTTATAAAAAAAGTCGATCACTAGATTTCTAGTAATCGGCTTCTTTTATATTTTAATAGATATCGATTGTTACATAAGGCGAAGATAGTTTAATTTCATCTAGTGCACTGATCGTATCTGGATCTTGTAAGTCAATGTTATTCCCATCTAGATATAGTCTCCAAAGGGTTGTTAAACTTGTTAGAGGTGTCACATCACTAATTAGATTGTTTCTAAGATATAAGAGCTCTAAGTTCGTCTGACTACTAAGTGCTGATAAATCACTAATCATATTATCATCTAACTCTAGAGTTCTTAGACCTGTAAAGTTACTAATGACTGAAATATCTGAAATCTGGTTATTGTTTAGTAATAATTTACTTATAGACGTTGAATTTGCTAAATATGATAGATCACTGATCAGGTTATTATTTAACTGAAGATCACTTAATCTCAAGTTTTGAAGTGGTGATAAATCAGTAATTTGGTTGTTATTCATCCTTAAGTATGATAAATCAGTCAAACTACTTAAAGCAGTAAGGTCTGATATTTGATTACCGTTTAATACTAAATACCAAATCTTATTTAAATTTGTTAATGGTGTTAAGTCTGATATAGCATTATTTTCTGCGTATAAATGAGTTAAGTTTGTTAGACCTCCAAGTGGTGTTAAATCTGATATCTGATTATTATTTAATCTTAAACTCGATAATTTTGTTAAATTAGCCAAAGGTGTTAAGTCCGATATTGAGTTATCATTTAAGTTTAAACTAAATAAATACGTCAGTAAATCATAGTTCGTTAGGTCAGTAATTTGATTATTTGATAAATCTAATTCTATTAATGCTGGTGCTGTACTAAGTGGTGTAACATCTGTAATTTGGTTTCCAGATAGATGGAGACCATTTAAGTTAAGCATATTACTGAAATTTTCTGGTAAGGTTGTCACTTGATTGTTTGATAAGTATACATTTTGTAAGTTTGCTAAATTGATAAGTGGTGTTAGGTCAC
The window above is part of the Haloplasma contractile SSD-17B genome. Proteins encoded here:
- a CDS encoding alpha/beta hydrolase family protein codes for the protein MKNNGYVTMKQMIDLPEYHSVELNKDGSKCAFVKEIADWDRNIYESQIWVYSKELNYMESITTDSESPKWSPDGNRLAYLKKINAKSQICIYDTKENKHVQVTNLNEGITYFRWNNTGSGFFLLTNIPVSNSIINRKREYGDFMIEDKEHSLNTLGFIKSHLDLKKDSDVKTIVEFKDQYINGFECSRDGLQLVLTTTPTPLLKDQYKKELYIYNLKEQQVKKLSIRGRLLSTPIFSPGGQMICYITTKKEKSYYEYHKHDRTLEMFDLMTNTVIKPLKSDLFLTSIKWSEAGILIEWIEKMNYKIGILNQLGQVNSLGNDHEDESITHPSITTDGTHVAYLLSNRDQISELVIDDKTITTCSKIFSNKQVSNKELVSWSNVDGLMLEGVLIKPHDFDCSKKYPLLVVGGGASLTPTNSKWWPIEQFIEKGFLVFEPNKRGYPGYGDEFLNGDYQKLGIAYYEDIISGVDLLIEKGFIDSTRVGIMGFSEAGYTAIFASLYSDRFKAVSALAASNNWETFYSSSEISYLAKQLLGGTPWDDEALYQKLSTLTYLKSANAPTLILHQENEPIEPLIVAKELYRGLRDLNIDTELVIFKGCNHYSGEPKQDLAIMKLNLKWFLHYLLNEPMNDIRDVFEEDESV
- a CDS encoding helix-turn-helix transcriptional regulator, which codes for MRVQRLLSILLVLANKKMVTAKELADHFEVSIRTIYRDVEKIGEAGVPIASTSGKGGGFYILDDYHLDNWFFDQKEIEKLMPLVENMRLLFGKNQHYNDIGLKLQHTFKTINHHDQLTINLSHFNMEGELKQYLSEISQGIEEQRLLIIMYINRYLVEEERIIEPIQISYSSGQWYVKAYCRMRNGYRSFKLVRIKTLKLGDHCKSRNHTIEEVNQQLKEGYNENSIKVKLKLLKRLGGHITEHFRKESIITSTNDYYIIEDLFPYDEGLTKFILSLGNSCEVLEPTYLRTEVKTYLNHLISIYKD
- a CDS encoding amidohydrolase family protein, which codes for MKLQDVDLHVHLLQSLVVEDLFELAKDHYQEINWNRFGFLDRYEKIFGKRLDPVRMMERAIETGSLDELKEVMVYEYEQDGNFDEFDIKSFFPMCVTGFYYDNYDYYKVLQKIVDRHKKEGIKYIEYRNGFMFSYKEEWIEWHTNFARFFKEVSDDTFQAKYIIRIQDPELYPIVKEMLELNEDLQGTIVGIDFTEIAPEQVETLMEQVKHDQLTDPAHTVDVITHVGENYFDKSIESTIRWCHRWAELGAKRLAHCIVLGMDPEIQVSRQEHAHESETVEERMNQIYYDLTYKNELESYGISVDAAALSKELEALKGKELTEKIRQSYNQERLDVCRKRQDFVIDQLTKLGTIIETCPTSNLCIGGVPSIETHPFSRLYKSNVNLAICTDDPGIFDQSIKDEVEFVMNAFNLSEEELTTRLGDPYMFGLKRYK